Proteins found in one Brachypodium distachyon strain Bd21 chromosome 5, Brachypodium_distachyon_v3.0, whole genome shotgun sequence genomic segment:
- the LOC104585299 gene encoding uncharacterized protein LOC104585299 isoform X1: protein MSMPPIRHQLLKSSATAPQRRRFLSDISPPCHAPPLPSILSATPRPTPSISSARCLPFTAPSTCRAIHRARLLLGALSIEPPHACVFSLPPWFASISSKRWNRSPWRIQPHRHKWIELKYVFLELIISGARAAAEYLPNLLVIAAQLKDPWGKQCIGLCLWSSQLVASRDACS from the exons ATGTCAATGCCCCCGATCCGCCACCAACTCCTGAAATCGTCCGCCACCGCACCCCAGCGCCGGCGATTTCTCTCTGACATCTCGCCGCCGTGCCACGCTCCTCCACTGCCATCAATCTTGTCCGCCACGCCACGCCCAACGCCGTCAATCTCGTCCGCCAGGTGCCTCCCTTTCACCGCGCCCTCTACCTGCCGCGCCATTCACCGAGCAAGGCTACTGCTAGGTGCGCTCT CGATTGAGCCACCACACGCCTGCgttttctctcttcctccctggTTTGCATCGATCTCTTCCAAG AGGTGGAACAGAAGTCCATGGCGAATTCAGCCTCACCGCCACAAGTGGATTGAACTAAAATATGTTTTCTTGGAATTAATTATCTCAG GTGCTAGAGCTGCTGCTGAGTACTTGCCAAACCTTCTTGTTATTGCGGCTCAGCTCAAAG ATCCATGGGGCAAACAATGCATCGGCCTGTGCTTGTGGAGTTCCCAGCTTGTCGCATCAAGGGATGCATGCTCCTGA
- the LOC100844428 gene encoding uncharacterized protein C3orf26 homolog has protein sequence MLPRTQAATAGKRKMLANTLAVKSTNPVSKKTRKQKKHRPLAEQDQINAAAAAGEPAGGGVLLSAALPPARQLEFLLRSFEHAAKMRLSPLELGAYSEGCMVQLTEGASQDVESFGDHVKRTFGASWKEDLCEGNLIEGLVEAGSPALLVISLGALRSLELLRGLNMFTRGCRAVKLFAKHMKVEEQAALLKARVNIACGTPSRIKKLIEMEALSLSRLKLVVLDMQRDPKSFNLFTLPQVSNEFWDLYKGYLDQKVKEGDTRICFYGAVSEKDANKVLSAAE, from the exons ATGTTGCCGCGTACGcaggccgccaccgccggcaaGCGGAAGATGCTCGCCAATACCCTCGCCGTGAAATCAACCAATCCTGTCTCGAAGAAAACGCGCAAGCAGAAGAAGCATCGCCCACTCGCCGAACAGGACCAAatcaacgccgccgccgctgcaggtGAACCCGCGGGCGGTGGAGTCCTCCTGTCGGCCGCACTCCCGCCGGCGCGGCAGCTCGAGTTTCTCCTCCGTAGCTTCGAGCACGCCGCCAAGATGCGCCTCTCCCCCCTCGAGCTCGGCGCTTACTCCG AGGGATGCATGGTGCAGCTCACGGAGGGGGCGAGCCAGGACGTAGAAAGCTTCGGTGACCATGTTAAGAGGACCTTCGGCGCGTCGTGGAAGGAGGACCTCTGTGAAGGAAATCTCATTGAGGGGTTGGTCGAAGCGGGCAGCCCAGCTCTCCTGGTTATCAGCTTGGGTGCGCTGAGATCACTGGAGCTTCTGAG GGGCTTGAATATGTTTACTAGAGGATGCCGTGCAGTAAAGCTCTTTGCCAAACACATGAAAGTGGAGGAGCAG GCTGCGTTGCTTAAAGCTCGAGTTAATATTGCCTGTGGTACACCCAGCAG GATCAAGAAACTAATTGAAATGGAAGCTTTATCTCTGTCGCGCCTAAAATTAGTGGTGCTCGACATGCAGAGAGATCCAAAGTCATTTAACTTGTTTACCCTACCACAAGTCAG CAATGAGTTTTGGGACCTTTACAAGGGATATCTAGATCAGAAGGTCAAGGAAGGCGATAcaagaatttgtttttatGGCGCTGTTTCTGAGAAAGATGCCAATAAAGTCCTTTCAGCTGCAGAGTGA
- the LOC104585299 gene encoding uncharacterized protein LOC104585299 isoform X2 — protein MSMPPIRHQLLKSSATAPQRRRFLSDISPPCHAPPLPSILSATPRPTPSISSARCLPFTAPSTCRAIHRARLLLAIEPPHACVFSLPPWFASISSKRWNRSPWRIQPHRHKWIELKYVFLELIISGARAAAEYLPNLLVIAAQLKDPWGKQCIGLCLWSSQLVASRDACS, from the exons ATGTCAATGCCCCCGATCCGCCACCAACTCCTGAAATCGTCCGCCACCGCACCCCAGCGCCGGCGATTTCTCTCTGACATCTCGCCGCCGTGCCACGCTCCTCCACTGCCATCAATCTTGTCCGCCACGCCACGCCCAACGCCGTCAATCTCGTCCGCCAGGTGCCTCCCTTTCACCGCGCCCTCTACCTGCCGCGCCATTCACCGAGCAAGGCTACTGCTAG CGATTGAGCCACCACACGCCTGCgttttctctcttcctccctggTTTGCATCGATCTCTTCCAAG AGGTGGAACAGAAGTCCATGGCGAATTCAGCCTCACCGCCACAAGTGGATTGAACTAAAATATGTTTTCTTGGAATTAATTATCTCAG GTGCTAGAGCTGCTGCTGAGTACTTGCCAAACCTTCTTGTTATTGCGGCTCAGCTCAAAG ATCCATGGGGCAAACAATGCATCGGCCTGTGCTTGTGGAGTTCCCAGCTTGTCGCATCAAGGGATGCATGCTCCTGA